From the Actinomadura luzonensis genome, the window CGCCAGCACGGGCGGGCCGGCCGCGAGCAGGCCGGCCGCGAGAGGCGCCACCGACGCGGACGCGCCCGGATCCACAGGTACGTCGCCGCCGCCCCGGCCAGCCGCATGCCCGTCTCCCGCTCCCCCGCCCCGGCCGCCCACCGCAGGGCCGCCAGCAGGTTGCCGTGCTCGGCGGCCACGAGCGGCAGCCAGTCGAGCTGCGCGGCGCGGCGCAGGTGCGGCTCGGCACGCCGCAGCAGGCCCAGGACGTGCCGGGCGTGGGCGTGCCGGGTGGCCTCGCCCTCCCCCGCCTCCTCCAGCCGTTCGGCGGCGTAGGCGCGGACGGTCTCCAGCATGCGCAGGCGGCCGTCGCCCGTGAGCTCCAGCAGGGACTTGTCGGCCAGCGACTCAAGGGTCTCGCCGTCGGTCCCGCACACCTCCCGCGCGGCCGGGATGCTCGCGCCGCCCGCGAAGACGGCGAAGCGGCGCGCGGCCCGCTGCTCGCCGGCCGGCAGCAGCTCCCAGCTCCACGCCACGACCGAGCGGAGCGTGCGGTGCCGCTCGTCGGCGGTGCGGGCGCCCCGGGAGGCGACGCCGAGCAGGTCGTCCAGGCGGGCGGCCAGGTCGTGCACGTCGAGGGTGCGCAGCCGGGCCGCCGCCAGCTCGATCGCCAGCGGCAGGTCGTCGAGGGCCGCGCAGATCCGCCGTACGAGGGCGGGGTCGGCGGCGAAGCCGCGCCGCGCGGCGGCCGCCCGGTCGGCGAACAGGCGGGCCGCCGACGGGCCGTCGAGCGGGCGCACCTGCCAGGTGTGCTCGCCGATGACGGCGAGCGGTTCGCGGCTGGTGGCGAGGATGCGCAGCCGGGGGCAGGCCGCGAGCAGCCGGGACGCGACGGCCGCGGCGGCGTCGATGACGTGCTCGCAGTTGTCCAGGACGAGCAGCAGCGCCCGGTCCGACAGGGCCGCGACCAGCCGCTCCAGCGCGGCCTGCCCGCCGGGCGGGCCGTCGCCCGGCTGGGCGGGGGCGGGCGGGCCGCCGAGCTGGAGGCCGTTCCCGCGCAGGCCGAGCGCGGACAGCAGCGCCTGCGGCAGGCCCGCGCCGTCGCGCAGCGGGGCCAGCTCCGCGAAGCACACCTCACCGCGCGCCTCACCCGCGCCGGCGGCGGACACCCGGGCGGTCCCGGTGGCGGTCCCGGCGAGCTCGATCGAGAGGCGGGTCTTGCCGACGCCGCCCGGCCCCGTGAGCGTGACCAGCCGCGCCACCCGCAGCAGCGCCGCGACCTCGGCCACCTCCCGGTCCCGGCCGACGAACGACGTGAGCTGCGCGGGCGGCCTGGCGGGCGCCGGCGACGGGCCGGCGCTGAGCAGTTCGCGGTGCAGGGCCGCCAGCTCGGCCGAGGGGTCGGCGCCCAGCTCGTCGGCCAGCCGCCGCCGGGTCTCCTCGAACACCACCAGCGCCTCGGCCGCCCCGCCCCCCGCGTGCAGCGCCCGCATCAGCAGCGCGGCCGGCCGTTCCCGCAGCGGGTGCCGGGCGGCCAGCTCGCGCAGCTCGGCCACGGCCGCGGCGGTGCTCGCCCAGCCGGCCAGCTCCTCGATGCGGTCCTCCAGCGCGGCCAGCCGCAGCTCCTCCAGCCGGGCGGCGGCGGCCCGGCGCTCTCGCTGTCGGGCAGCTCCGGCAGCGCGGGCCCCCGCCACAGGGCCAGCGCCTCGCGCAGCAGCCGCACCCCTCCCTGGCCGGCGTCGCCGTCGCGCAGGGCCGCGCGGCCGTCGGCGGCCAGCCGTTCGAAGCGGACGGCGTCCACGTGCTCGGGCGGCACCACGAGCCGGTACCCCGCGCCGGTCCGCTCGACGGCCGCCGCCGGGCCGAGGGCGGCGCGCAGCCGCGAGACCTGGGAGTGCAGCGCGTGCCCCGCCCCGCCGGGGCCGCTCTCGCCGGCCAGCCGGTCGGCCGGCACCGCCTCGCCCGGACGCAGGAGCAGCAGCGCCAGCACCGCTCGCCGGCCCGGCCCGCCGAGCGGGACCTCGGTGCCGTCGTCGCGCCACGCCCGCGTCTCGCCGAGGATTCCGAACCGCATGCGGGTGATTATCCACCGGCACGCGGCCCGCGGCGGGCCGGGTCAGGCGGGCATGAGCGGCCCCAGCCAGGTGCCGCCGGAGACGTCGATGGTCTGCCCGGTCACCCAGCGGCCCTGCGGGCCGGCGAGGAAGGCGACGACGTCGGCCACGTCCTCGGGCTCCCCCAGCCGCCCGAGCGCGGTCATCGCCTCCAGCTGCGCCACGAACTCCGGGACGGAGGTGTAGCCGGCCGTCATGTCGGTGCGGACCGCGCCGGGCGCGACCGTGTTGACCGTGATGCCGCGCCGGCCCAGCTCGTTGGCCAGCGTGGGGGCCATGGCCTCCAGCGCGGCCTTGCTGATCGTGTACGCGAGCTGGGTGGTGACGGCGAAGCGGCTGGCCGTGGAGCCCATGTTGACGATGCGCCCGCCGTCGTTCAGCAGCGGCAGCGCCCGCTGGACGACGAAGAACGGCGCGGCCACGTTGACCGCCAGCACCCGTTCCAGCTCCTGCGGCGTCACCTGGCCGACCGGCGTCGTGGACGGGATGCCGGCGTTGTTGACCAGCACGTCCAGGCCACGCCCGGCGAGCCCGGCGGTCAGGCCCGCGAACAGCCGGTCCAGCGCGTCCGCGCCGCCGAAGCGGGCCCGCACGGCGAAGGCGTGGCCGCCCGCGCCCTCGATCCGCGCCACGGTCTCCCCCGCCGCCTCGGCGTCGGCGCCGTAGTGGACGGCCACCAGCGCGCCCTCGGCGGCCAGCCGCAGCGCGACCGCCCGGCCGATCCCCCGCGACGCGCCCGTCACCAGCGCCGTCTTCCCGGCCAGCATCCCCATCTTCCCGCTCCTTCGCGTCGGACGGCCGCTGCCCGCTCCGGCAGCGGCGACGGGTCAACGGTGGCGGAGCGGGCTTACCGGCCGCTCACCGTCGCCTCACCAGCCCGGCGCCTTTACAATGTAGATCAGGATATGTACTGCTGGATCGCCCGGCCGAGGTCGCGCACCAGCGTCCCGGCGTCGGCCTGGGCCACCGGCGGCAGCTCCAGCACGTAGCGGGTCAGCGCCAGGCCGAGGAGCTGGGTGCTGACCAGCCCCGCCCGATAGGCCGCGTCCTCCGCGCCCGTGGCCGTCCGCACGAACGTCACGATCTGCCGTTCGAAGACCTGCCGCATGCGCTCGGCGGCCATCGGGTTGGTGGAGGCCGAGCGCAGCAGCAGGATGAGCACGTCGTCGGCGAGCCCGCCCTCCCAGCGGTCCAGGAAGTGGCGCACCAGCGCCTCGCCGACCCGCCCGGACGCCGGCCGGGACATCTCCCCCAGCCGCAGGTCCACGTCCACGGCGGCGTCGAACAGCCCCGCCTTGCTGCCGTAGTAGCGCATGACCATGGACGGGTCGACGCCGACCTGCGCGGCGACCGCCCGGATGGTCATGCCCTCGTAGCCGCGGTCGATGAGGAGTTTCCTCGCGGCGGCGAGGATGGAGGCGCGGGTCGCGGCCGACCGCTCGGTGAAAGCCATGCCCACGAGTGTAGGCCAACAGTTGTGTCGACCGGACGGGACGAGTGACGTCGGTCACAACTCATGGCATCCGAAAATGGACGTTCCGCCATTTCACGAAAAGAAGGACCGCGCCATTCGACCGACCGCGATAAAGGCATTACGTGACGTTACGCTCCCCGCAAATCCGACATGCCCGCTTTTCCGTCGCGTCTGCGAAGATCGAACGCAGAGAAGGGAGGACGCGATGGCTCTGGCGAATGCCGGCTTACGACGTCTGCTCGTGGACACAGGTGAGCCCCGCGACTGGGTGACACCCCGCAGGGACCTCGTCACCGCGCTGCTCGGCGTGTGGTTCGGCGTCGGCCTGATGATCGACGCCTGGGCGCACACCAATCTCGGAGGTCAGCTGGAGACCTTCTTCACCCCCTGGCACGCGGTTTTCTATTCCGGATTCGCCGCCGTCTCGGGATGGATGATCTGGCAGGCGTGGCGCAACGTCCGCGCCGGCCGGCAGGGCGTGGCGGCGGTGCCCCGCGGATATCTGGCGGGGCTGGTCGCGATTCCGGCCTTCGCCGCCTTCGGCTTCGCCGACATGATGTGGCACACCTTTCTCGGCATCGAGACGACCGTGGACATCCTGTTCAGCCCGTCCCATCTGGGGCTGATCACGACGATGCTCCTCATCATCACCACGCCGCTGCGCTCGGCCTGGAACGCCCCCGACGTCGGCCGCCGGCCGGCGCTGCGGCGGCTGCTGCCGGCGCTGATCGGGCTGTCGTTCGCCACCACGCTCGTGTCGCTGTTCCTGTCCTACGGCGACGCCCTGCAGTGGCGGGCCGTGCGCATCGTCGAGGCGCTCTCCGACGTCACCCAAGGCGGCGCCGAGCGGCTGGCGACCGCCATGGTCATCAGCAACGTCATCCTGCTCGCCCCCGTGCTGCTGCTCCTGCGCCGCTGGGAGCTGCCGTTCGGCAGCGTCACGATCATGTACGCGGTCGCGGTGCTGATGCCGGGCGCCCAGACCGCCTTCCGCAACGTCCCGGTCCTGGCCGCGATCGTGGCCGGCGGGCTCGCGGCCGACCTGCTCATCCGGTGGCTGCGGCCGTCGGCGGCGCGGCGCCCGGCCTACTGGACGTTCGCCGCGCTGTCCGGGCTGGTCACCTGGTCCCTGTACGTCGGGGTGTCCTCGGTGGCGGGCGGCGGCCTGCCGTCGGTGCCGGAGCTGTGGACCGGCGCGCCGATCGTGGCCGGGCTGATCGGGCTGCTGCTCGGCGCGCTGTTCCTGCCCAACGCGATCGAGCCCGCGGACGACGCCGTTCCCGGGAAGGCATGAGGCTCGCCGGGCTGCTCGCGCTCGCCGCCGTCCTGGTGCTGGCGGCCGCCGCCCCGGCCGCGGCGCACACCGTCTCGGCCGGGGCCGACCTGCGCATCGCCCAGACGATCGCGGGGACGGAGCTGACGGTCGTGGTCAAGAGCACGTCGCGGGTGCCGGGGCCGCTGCGGATCGGGATCATCGCCTACCAGCCGGTCACCGGCCTGCCGGTCGCGCTGGAGGTGCGCTCGGCCGAGGACGGGCGCGCCGTGACCGGGCAGGCCGTCGCCGCCCCCGACCCCCGCTACGCCGAGCTGCGGGTGGAGCGGACCGGCCCGCACGTGCTCACGCTGCGCGCGGGCGGCGAGAGCTCCGCCGTGCCGTTCCGGGTGCTGGTGGAGCGGGGGTCCGGGGCGGAGCTGCTGATCTACGGCGGGTTCTTCGCGGCCGGTGTGCTGCTGGTCGGCGGGCTGCTCACCGGGGCGACGGCGCGGCCGGGCCGGGCGATGGCGCTCGCGGCCGGGGCTGCGGCCGGGGTGACGGTGGCGGTCATGGTGATCGTGTTCGAGCCGTTGGTGCCCGCGGGGCCGCCCGACGGGGCCGCGCCCGCGGTGACCGGGCCGGCCGGCGGGGGGCGGCCGTACGTGCAGGAACGCGTGGAGACGGTGCCGGCGCGGCCGGCCGCCGGAGAGGAGTTCACGTTGCGCGTCGATCTCGTGGACGGCTCGACCGGGCGGCCCGTGGACGACCTGACCGCGCACCACGAGGCGCTCGCCCACCTGATCGTCACCAGCCAGGACGGAAGCTACTTCCGCCACGTGCACCCGCTGCGCACCGCGCCGGGGCGGCTGGAGGTCCGCCTGCGCGCCGACCGGCCCGGCCGATACCTGACGCACACCGAGCTGGAACGCGAGGACTCCGGCGGGCAGCTCCTGGCGGCGGCCTTCGACGTCGGCGGCGCCGCGGCCGAACGCCCCGAGGACGCCACGGGCAAGCGCCCCGAGGACGCCACGGCCGGCCGCCCCGAGGACGAAGCGGGCACGCTGCCGGACGGCGCGCGGGGGACGCCGGTGCTGCGGCCCGCCGTCCCCGTCGCCGGCCGCCCCGCCACGATCGAGCTGGACGCCACCGGCCCCGTGCGGCCCTGGCTCGGCATGACCGGCCACCTGATCGTCCGCGACGGCGACGGCGGCTTCCTCGGCCACGTGCACGAGCTGGGCTCCGCCGGCGGCCGGCTGCGTTTCACCTTCAGCTTCCCCGCGCCCGGCCGCTACCTCGCCTGGGCCCAGTACGCGCTCGCCGACCGCATCTTGACCGTGCCGTTCACGGTGGAGGTCGCCGCGCCGGAGAGCCTGCGGTGAAGCGCGCCCTGATCGCCCTCGCGCTGGTCGCCGCCGCGGCGGTGGTGTTCGTCGTGGGCCGCGGCATGACCGCCGAGCCGCTGCGGGCGTCGGTGGCCGGCGCCCGGTACGCCGCCACCGTCGTCATCGACCGGCCCACGACCGGCCGCGTCACGGTCGAGGTCGAGGTGACCTCGGGCGAGGCGGACACGGCGGCGGTCTCGACCGTGATGACCGGCATGGGCCACGCCACGCCCGAGCTGCCCGCCCGCCGCACCGGCCCCGGCCGCTTCGCCGCCGAGGGCGAGCTGTTCCCGATGGCGGGCACGTGGGAGGTGTCGATCCGGCTGGGCGGCCCGGCGGGCGAGGAGACCCTGGTGGTCAACGCCCTCACCACCGGCTGACACGCTTCGCAATATGGCGAAACGTCTGGGAACCGCCGCGAGCCGCGGCTAACGTCGCCTTCCATGACGTACGGCCCCTACCCACCGCCTCCTCCCCCTGTCGTGATCGACGTCGGCGGCGACACCAAGGTGCGGCTGATCGCCGGCGGCGCGGTGGCGGCCGCGCTCGGGCTGGTCACGCTGGTCTCGGTGGCGGCCGGGCAGGTGACGGGCGGCGGGGGCGTCACGGTCGCCGCCGCCGTCCTCGGGCTCGGCTTCCTCGCCATCGGCCTGCTGCCGGTCCTGACCTGGCGGCGGACGGCCCGGCCGCGCCGGCTGATCCTCGACGCCCACGGGGTGCGCTGGGACGACCCGCGGGGCCGCCCGTGGGCCGTGGGCTGGGCCGAGCTGTCCGGGGTGGGCCTGTCCCGCACCCGGCAGCGGGCCGTCACGCTCGCCGACCACCTCGTGCGCCGCACCATGGTCCGGCTCGACCTGTTCCCCGCCGACCCGGGCTTCCGCGCCCGGCATCCGGAGATGGAGCACCTGTGGGAGTTCCACACGGTCAGGAACGGCTACCGGCTGCCGCTCGGCTCCCGGCCCGCCTACGTCCCGCTGATCGAGGAGGGGATGCGGCGCTTGCGTCCCGCGGCCTACCTGGGCGTCAAGGACGAGGGGTTCACCGTGGGCCTGGTGTGAGGCCGCCGCCGGCGAACTCGCGCGCGCCGCGCAGCCGGGTGCGCAGCCGCCGCTGGGTGGCCGCGCAGTCCAGCCGCAGCTCGGCCGGGCCGGGCACGCCGGAGTCCGCGCGGCGGCCGGCGGGCAGGCGGGCCGGGTCCAGGCCGTCGCGGCGGGCGATGAGGCGGCCCAGCTCGTAGCGGCTCAGCGCGTCCGCCCCGGCGACGTGGTGCACGCCGGACCGGCCGGGCGCGGCCAGCTCCAGCAGGGCCGCGGCCAGGTCGGCGACGTGCACCGGGCAGCGGACGTCGTCGGTGAACAACACGCCCCGCCGCCGGTCCGCGGCCAGCGCGTGCACCAGGGCCTCGTGCGGCGAGCCGCCGTCGCCGACGATCAGGGACGTGCGCGCGACCACCGCCGCGGGCACGAGCGCGCGCACCGCCACCTCGGCCGCCGCCTTGGCCGCCCCGTACGGGGTGACCGGGTCGGGGACGGCGTCCTCTGCGTAGCGGGCCGCCCGCCCGGAGAAGACCGCGTCGCTCGACACGTGCACCAGCCGCGCCCCCGACGCCGCCGCCGCGACGGCGACGTGGGCGGCGCCGTCGGCCGTCGTCCGCCAGTCGTCCTGCCGGTAGGCGGCGTTGACGACGACGTCCGGCCGCAGCTCGCCGATCAGGGCCGTCACCGCGGCCCGGTCGCGGACGTCGAGCGGCCGCCAGCCGGCCCCCGCCGCCCGCCCGGGACGGCCGAAGCAGGTGGCGGTGACCGTGTGCCCGGCCGCGACGGCCTGCCGGACCAGCTCGCCGCCGAGGAACCCGGCGCCGCCGACGACGGTGACCCGCACGCGGGCTCAGCCGAGCCCGGCGGCCGAGCCCGGCGGCCGGGCCAGCGCCAGCAGCGCGGCGTCGACGTCGGCGTACAGGG encodes:
- a CDS encoding SDR family NAD(P)-dependent oxidoreductase, whose product is MGMLAGKTALVTGASRGIGRAVALRLAAEGALVAVHYGADAEAAGETVARIEGAGGHAFAVRARFGGADALDRLFAGLTAGLAGRGLDVLVNNAGIPSTTPVGQVTPQELERVLAVNVAAPFFVVQRALPLLNDGGRIVNMGSTASRFAVTTQLAYTISKAALEAMAPTLANELGRRGITVNTVAPGAVRTDMTAGYTSVPEFVAQLEAMTALGRLGEPEDVADVVAFLAGPQGRWVTGQTIDVSGGTWLGPLMPA
- a CDS encoding TetR/AcrR family transcriptional regulator; protein product: MAFTERSAATRASILAAARKLLIDRGYEGMTIRAVAAQVGVDPSMVMRYYGSKAGLFDAAVDVDLRLGEMSRPASGRVGEALVRHFLDRWEGGLADDVLILLLRSASTNPMAAERMRQVFERQIVTFVRTATGAEDAAYRAGLVSTQLLGLALTRYVLELPPVAQADAGTLVRDLGRAIQQYIS
- a CDS encoding FixH family protein, whose product is MKRALIALALVAAAAVVFVVGRGMTAEPLRASVAGARYAATVVIDRPTTGRVTVEVEVTSGEADTAAVSTVMTGMGHATPELPARRTGPGRFAAEGELFPMAGTWEVSIRLGGPAGEETLVVNALTTG
- a CDS encoding sugar nucleotide-binding protein, whose translation is MRVTVVGGAGFLGGELVRQAVAAGHTVTATCFGRPGRAAGAGWRPLDVRDRAAVTALIGELRPDVVVNAAYRQDDWRTTADGAAHVAVAAAASGARLVHVSSDAVFSGRAARYAEDAVPDPVTPYGAAKAAAEVAVRALVPAAVVARTSLIVGDGGSPHEALVHALAADRRRGVLFTDDVRCPVHVADLAAALLELAAPGRSGVHHVAGADALSRYELGRLIARRDGLDPARLPAGRRADSGVPGPAELRLDCAATQRRLRTRLRGAREFAGGGLTPGPR